Proteins co-encoded in one Deinococcus roseus genomic window:
- a CDS encoding response regulator: MTAMKSNSQLDSHLDSHRDAQRILMFQHEAIQAMMLRRFVNQLGYLVHEVRDAAEIQTVLEQEGTFDVILLDVGTSLQQAFEVLSACRERHPATPVIVVSGIGEEELQEWIHRYEVQDVIQRPRSLRELLVRVESDLEKYAPIAS; encoded by the coding sequence ATGACAGCCATGAAGAGCAATTCACAACTTGATTCACACCTTGATTCACACCGGGATGCCCAGCGCATCCTGATGTTTCAGCATGAAGCCATTCAGGCCATGATGCTCAGGCGTTTTGTGAACCAGCTGGGCTATCTGGTGCATGAAGTTCGGGATGCTGCTGAAATCCAGACGGTGCTGGAACAGGAAGGCACCTTCGATGTGATCCTGTTGGATGTGGGCACCTCTCTGCAGCAGGCTTTTGAAGTGCTCAGTGCTTGCCGTGAGCGCCATCCTGCCACCCCGGTGATTGTGGTCTCGGGCATTGGTGAAGAAGAACTTCAGGAGTGGATCCACCGGTATGAAGTGCAGGATGTGATCCAGCGTCCCCGTTCATTGCGTGAACTGCTGGTGCGTGTGGAATCCGACCTGGAGAAATACGCCCCCATCGCTTCCTGA
- a CDS encoding hemolysin family protein, translated as MEGVVCINTLLVLLVVFLMVFLNALYVAAEFGLVSSRRSRLVEMVHDGHRPASRLLDVLNSPPDMDRYVAASQIGITLSSLIVGAYGQAQLTPVLLPVFAQFGQLKAALAGTLSILIVLVFLTALQVILGELLPKTIAIRYPERLALLTLKAMQVSVWLFTPLIRLFNGSATLILRRMGIQQVSEHGHVHSPEELEILFQESARGGLINQDEQELLSGVFSLEDKSVREVMVPRVRMTALEVNRSTPEVMAEVVKTPFTRFPVFEGNIDQIIGILNVRDLFLDVQKGPRDSIHHLLQPVYFVPDVLNVRDAWDQLREQRKNLAILTDEFGGISGMLTLEDIFEEVFGELQDEFDAEVMHIRRQGNDFLVRGDVSIHTVNSQLEMNLPDEDAYTISGLVWSELEQTPEVGTVVHFTGLRLRVEAMQGKQVTLVRLVLDGSQESRGEEA; from the coding sequence ATGGAAGGGGTGGTCTGCATAAACACCCTGCTGGTGTTGCTGGTGGTGTTCCTGATGGTCTTTCTGAACGCCCTGTATGTGGCAGCAGAATTCGGTCTGGTGTCCAGCCGCAGAAGCCGACTGGTGGAAATGGTGCACGATGGGCACCGCCCGGCCTCCAGGCTGCTGGATGTCCTCAACAGCCCACCAGACATGGACCGTTATGTGGCAGCCAGTCAGATTGGCATCACCCTGTCCAGCCTGATTGTGGGCGCTTACGGGCAGGCCCAGCTGACCCCGGTGCTGCTTCCTGTGTTCGCCCAGTTTGGACAGCTCAAAGCAGCGCTTGCTGGCACCCTGTCCATCCTGATTGTGCTGGTGTTCCTGACCGCATTGCAGGTGATTCTGGGGGAACTGCTTCCCAAAACCATTGCCATTCGGTATCCAGAACGCCTGGCCCTCCTCACCCTGAAAGCCATGCAGGTTTCGGTGTGGTTGTTCACGCCTCTGATTCGGCTGTTTAACGGTTCGGCCACCCTGATTTTGCGCAGGATGGGCATCCAGCAGGTGTCCGAACACGGGCATGTGCATTCCCCAGAAGAACTGGAGATTCTTTTTCAGGAAAGCGCCAGAGGCGGCCTGATCAACCAGGATGAGCAGGAACTGCTGAGTGGGGTGTTCAGCCTGGAAGACAAGAGTGTGCGGGAAGTGATGGTTCCCAGGGTGCGCATGACCGCCCTGGAAGTGAACCGCTCCACCCCGGAAGTGATGGCCGAAGTGGTCAAGACCCCCTTCACCCGCTTCCCGGTTTTTGAAGGCAACATCGACCAGATCATTGGCATCCTGAATGTGCGGGACCTCTTTCTGGATGTGCAAAAAGGACCCCGTGACTCCATCCATCACCTGCTGCAACCCGTGTATTTTGTGCCAGATGTGCTGAACGTGCGGGATGCCTGGGACCAGCTGCGAGAGCAGCGCAAAAACCTGGCCATCCTCACCGATGAATTCGGAGGCATCAGTGGCATGCTGACCCTGGAAGACATCTTCGAGGAGGTCTTTGGAGAGCTGCAGGACGAGTTTGACGCAGAAGTGATGCACATCCGCAGGCAGGGCAATGACTTTCTGGTGCGTGGCGATGTCTCCATCCACACCGTCAACAGCCAGCTGGAAATGAACCTTCCTGATGAGGACGCTTACACCATCAGTGGTCTGGTGTGGTCGGAACTGGAGCAGACCCCGGAAGTGGGCACCGTGGTGCATTTCACTGGGTTGAGGCTGCGTGTGGAAGCCATGCAGGGCAAACAGGTCACCCTGGTGCGTCTGGTGCTGGACGGCTCCCAGGAATCCAGAGGGGAAGAAGCCTGA
- a CDS encoding hemolysin family protein, with amino-acid sequence MSILLPILIIVGLVLLNGVFVAAEFAIVSSKSPRVQQHAEQGNRTARRILNLLRSAGGKDQYIAICQLGITLASIGLGMYGEQTIASWLFGPLEHAAHLGHALAHTFATLISLALITCLHVVLGEMVPKGLALSRPEGTVYSVDLLVRAFGFVFRPVVLLLNTSALALLRALRIKDPGSGDRLYTSDELEYLVEESTEGGQFDRQDQQFIESIFDFGERQVCEVMTPRTQIRALKMRTTAEELNNLIQEGSYSRYLVVDLYLDQPLGYLHIKDVIRTFSLSPQEVRVSHLLRPVIVFPETTRLSDALVLMKKRKTHLAVVEDELGGTAGIITLQDIIEEVLAPQQAAGDAQGSEPDAQS; translated from the coding sequence ATGTCCATTTTGCTGCCCATCCTGATCATTGTGGGTCTGGTGTTGCTGAACGGCGTTTTTGTGGCAGCAGAATTTGCCATTGTGTCCAGCAAATCTCCCAGGGTGCAGCAGCACGCAGAGCAGGGCAACCGCACCGCCCGCAGGATCCTGAACCTGCTGCGTTCTGCAGGCGGCAAAGACCAGTACATCGCCATCTGTCAGCTTGGGATCACCCTGGCCAGCATTGGGCTGGGGATGTACGGAGAACAGACCATCGCCTCATGGCTGTTTGGGCCTCTGGAACATGCGGCCCACCTGGGACACGCCCTCGCCCACACCTTTGCCACCCTGATTTCTCTGGCCCTGATCACCTGCCTGCACGTGGTGCTGGGGGAGATGGTGCCCAAAGGTCTGGCCCTCTCCCGCCCGGAAGGCACCGTTTACAGCGTGGATCTGCTGGTTCGGGCCTTTGGTTTTGTGTTCCGACCTGTGGTGCTGCTGTTAAACACCTCTGCACTGGCTTTGCTGCGGGCACTGCGCATCAAGGACCCCGGATCAGGAGACCGCCTGTACACCTCCGACGAACTGGAATACCTGGTGGAAGAAAGCACAGAGGGCGGCCAGTTTGACCGCCAGGACCAGCAATTCATCGAGAGCATCTTTGACTTCGGGGAACGCCAGGTCTGCGAGGTGATGACCCCCAGAACCCAGATCCGGGCACTCAAAATGCGCACCACAGCAGAAGAGCTGAACAACCTGATTCAGGAGGGCAGCTACTCCCGGTATCTGGTGGTGGATCTGTACCTGGACCAGCCGCTGGGTTACCTGCACATCAAAGATGTGATCCGGACGTTTTCGCTGTCGCCCCAGGAGGTGCGGGTTTCCCACCTGCTGCGCCCGGTGATTGTGTTCCCCGAAACCACCCGCCTCAGTGACGCTCTGGTGCTGATGAAAAAACGCAAGACCCATCTGGCCGTGGTGGAAGACGAACTGGGAGGCACAGCGGGAATCATCACACTGCAGGACATCATTGAGGAAGTGCTGGCACCGCAACAGGCTGCAGGAGATGCCCAGGGGTCAGAGCCAGACGCGCAGAGCTGA